In Streptomyces sp. NBC_01439, the following are encoded in one genomic region:
- a CDS encoding Ppx/GppA phosphatase family protein, with the protein MRLGVLDVGSNTVHLLVVDAHPGARPQPAHSHKVEMRLAELLDERGAVTPEGVERLVSVIRDAVQAAEDKGCEDVLPFATSAVREATNADEVLARVKAETGVDLPVLSGEDEARLTFLAARRWFGWSAGKLLVLDIGGGSLEIAYGIDEDPDAAVSLPLGAGRLTSGWLPGDPPDALDIRALRRHVRAEIARTVGEFRRFGAPDHVVATSKTFKQLARIAGAARSADGLYVQRDLSRKSLEEWVPRLAAMTTAQRAALPGVSEGRSNQLLAGALVAEATMDLFGVEELEICPWALREGVILRRLDHMPAPGA; encoded by the coding sequence ATGAGACTCGGTGTGCTGGATGTGGGTTCGAATACGGTCCATCTGCTGGTGGTGGACGCGCACCCTGGTGCGCGCCCGCAGCCGGCGCACTCGCACAAGGTGGAGATGAGGCTGGCGGAGCTGCTCGACGAGCGCGGCGCCGTCACTCCCGAAGGCGTCGAGCGTCTCGTCTCGGTGATCCGCGACGCGGTCCAGGCGGCCGAGGACAAGGGGTGTGAGGACGTCCTCCCCTTCGCGACCAGCGCCGTACGCGAGGCCACGAACGCGGACGAGGTCCTCGCGCGGGTCAAGGCCGAGACCGGTGTCGACCTGCCGGTGCTGAGCGGCGAGGACGAAGCCCGGCTCACCTTCCTCGCGGCCCGCCGCTGGTTCGGCTGGTCCGCGGGGAAGCTGCTGGTCCTGGACATCGGCGGCGGCTCGCTGGAGATCGCGTACGGCATCGACGAGGACCCGGACGCGGCCGTCTCGCTCCCGTTGGGCGCGGGCCGCCTCACCTCGGGCTGGCTCCCGGGCGACCCGCCGGACGCGCTGGACATCCGGGCGCTACGGCGGCACGTGCGGGCGGAGATCGCCCGGACGGTCGGCGAGTTCCGCCGCTTCGGCGCGCCGGACCACGTGGTGGCCACCTCGAAGACCTTCAAGCAGCTGGCCCGCATCGCGGGCGCGGCCCGCTCGGCGGACGGCCTGTACGTGCAGCGGGACCTGAGCCGCAAGTCCCTGGAGGAGTGGGTCCCGCGCCTGGCGGCGATGACCACGGCCCAGCGCGCGGCCCTCCCGGGCGTCTCGGAGGGCCGGTCGAACCAGCTCCTGGCGGGAGCGCTGGTGGCGGAGGCCACGATGGACCTCTTCGGCGTGGAGGAACTGGAGATCTGCCCGTGGGCCCTGCGCGAGGGCGTGATCCTGCGCAGGCTGGACCACATGCCGGCACCGGGGGCGTGA
- a CDS encoding DUF3592 domain-containing protein, whose protein sequence is MGREWLFSLIPLTIGVLFLAFGLYGLRYSRSVRRHGVDARARIVRHKISRSDEGTKFYAPVAAWTDRDGRACEHASRFGRGKVPSAFRVGAQVTVRYDPERPDRFEIEGWDMRWMDLFATVLGSIFTAGTMTVVLVRLLTL, encoded by the coding sequence ATGGGACGCGAATGGCTCTTTTCCCTCATCCCCCTGACGATCGGCGTCCTCTTCCTCGCCTTCGGCCTCTACGGCCTGCGCTACAGCCGTTCGGTTCGCCGCCACGGCGTCGATGCCCGGGCTCGGATCGTCCGTCACAAGATCTCGCGCAGCGACGAAGGCACCAAGTTCTACGCCCCGGTTGCCGCTTGGACGGACCGGGACGGGCGGGCCTGCGAACACGCCTCCAGGTTCGGCCGCGGAAAGGTCCCAAGCGCCTTCCGCGTGGGGGCGCAGGTCACGGTGCGGTACGACCCGGAAAGGCCGGACCGGTTCGAGATCGAGGGCTGGGACATGAGGTGGATGGACCTCTTCGCCACCGTGCTGGGGTCGATCTTCACCGCGGGCACGATGACGGTGGTGCTCGTGCGGCTCCTCACCCTCTGA
- a CDS encoding phosphatase PAP2 family protein, which yields MDSSDGSGPYRAITDFAHRTPSWVQSAFEIWTTYGLLLFGVLFAAVWWRSRGRGARLVALALLAPVATAVAYGASEFVKYAVDEERPCRAVVGAAAPLVPCPGPGDGSFPSNHAALAGAATVALALAVRRLAPLTVPLALLMAFSRVFVGVHHPHDVAFGLLLGGSVAALAVLALAGPTGAVVTAARAGGIPAVIWFTDRGPARRGRGNVPGCRLP from the coding sequence ATGGACAGCTCCGACGGCTCCGGCCCCTACCGCGCCATCACCGATTTCGCCCACCGGACACCCTCATGGGTGCAATCGGCCTTCGAGATCTGGACGACGTACGGGCTGCTCCTCTTCGGGGTGCTGTTCGCGGCCGTCTGGTGGCGCTCGCGCGGCCGGGGCGCCCGTCTGGTGGCGCTGGCCCTGCTCGCGCCAGTGGCGACGGCCGTGGCGTACGGCGCGTCGGAGTTCGTGAAGTACGCGGTGGACGAGGAGCGGCCCTGCCGGGCCGTCGTCGGAGCCGCGGCCCCGCTGGTGCCGTGCCCGGGGCCCGGTGACGGGTCGTTCCCCAGCAACCACGCGGCCCTCGCGGGCGCAGCCACCGTGGCGCTGGCCCTGGCGGTGCGCCGGCTCGCGCCGCTGACCGTGCCGCTCGCGCTGCTGATGGCCTTCTCCCGGGTCTTCGTCGGCGTGCACCACCCGCACGACGTGGCGTTCGGCCTGCTGCTCGGCGGTTCGGTCGCCGCCCTCGCCGTCCTCGCGCTCGCCGGTCCGACGGGTGCGGTCGTCACCGCCGCCCGGGCGGGCGGCATCCCGGCCGTCATCTGGTTCACCGATCGCGGTCCGGCGCGCCGCGGGAGGGGAAACGTGCCAGGATGCCGTCTGCCATGA
- a CDS encoding sugar phosphate isomerase/epimerase family protein: MAEPVRVPTAKVALSTASVYPESTATAFEIAARLGYDGVEVMVWTDPVSQDIEALRRLSDHHGVPILAVHAPCLLITQRVWSTDPWTKLQRAQAAAERLGASTVVVHPPFRWQRQYARDFVTGIWRMADETDVRFAVENMYPWRYRDREMLAYAPEWDVTKDDYRHFTVDLSHTATARTDASAMIDRMGDRLAHIHLADGNGSAKDEHLVPGRGTQPCAELLEGLARTSFDGHVVIEVNTRRAMSSAEREADLAEALAFTRLHLATASTERDGARRP, encoded by the coding sequence GTGGCAGAACCAGTTCGTGTCCCGACCGCGAAAGTCGCCCTATCCACAGCCTCGGTCTATCCGGAGTCGACGGCGACCGCCTTCGAGATCGCCGCGCGCCTCGGTTACGACGGCGTCGAGGTGATGGTCTGGACGGATCCGGTCAGTCAGGACATCGAAGCCCTGCGCCGGCTGTCGGACCACCACGGGGTGCCGATCCTGGCCGTGCACGCGCCGTGTCTGCTGATCACCCAGCGGGTCTGGTCCACCGATCCGTGGACCAAGCTGCAGCGCGCCCAGGCCGCGGCCGAGCGGCTCGGGGCGAGCACCGTGGTCGTGCACCCGCCCTTCCGCTGGCAACGCCAGTACGCGCGGGACTTCGTCACCGGCATCTGGCGGATGGCCGACGAGACCGACGTCCGGTTCGCCGTGGAGAACATGTACCCGTGGCGCTACCGCGACCGCGAGATGCTCGCCTACGCCCCCGAGTGGGACGTGACGAAGGACGACTACCGCCACTTCACCGTCGACCTGTCGCACACCGCGACCGCCCGTACCGACGCCTCCGCGATGATCGACCGGATGGGCGACCGGCTCGCGCACATCCACCTCGCCGACGGGAACGGATCGGCCAAGGACGAGCACCTGGTCCCGGGCCGCGGGACGCAGCCCTGCGCCGAGCTGCTGGAGGGCCTCGCGCGGACCTCGTTCGACGGGCACGTGGTGATCGAGGTCAACACCCGCCGGGCGATGTCCTCCGCCGAGCGCGAGGCCGACCTCGCCGAGGCGCTGGCCTTCACCCGCCTGCACCTCGCCACCGCCAGCACCGAGCGCGACGGGGCCCGCCGGCCGTGA
- the radA gene encoding DNA repair protein RadA, with the protein MAARTARSSAKDRPSYRCTDCGWTTAKWLGRCPECQAWGTVEEMGAPAVRTTAAGRVSTAALPIAQVDGRTATARSTGVDELDRVLGGGLVPGAVVLLAGEPGVGKSTLLLDVAAKASSDEHRTLYVTGEESASQVRLRADRINALSDHLYLAAETDLSAVLGHLDAVKPSLLILDSVQTVASPEIDGAPGGMAQVREVAGALIRASKERGMATLLVGHVTKDGAIAGPRLLEHLVDVVLSFEGDRHARLRLVRGIKNRYGATDEVGCFELHDEGITGLADPSGLFLTRRAEAVPGTCLTVTLEGKRPLVAEVQALTVDSQIPSPRRTTSGLETSRVSMMLAVLEQRGRITALGKRDIYSATVGGVKLTEPAADLAIALALASAASDVPLPKNLVAIGEVGLAGEVRRVTGVQRRLAEAHRLGFTHALVPADPGKVPAGMKVIEVADMGDALRVLPRGRSRTPAKERSAE; encoded by the coding sequence ATGGCTGCCCGCACCGCTCGTTCATCCGCCAAGGACCGTCCGTCCTACCGCTGCACCGACTGCGGCTGGACGACCGCGAAGTGGCTCGGCCGCTGTCCCGAATGCCAGGCCTGGGGCACCGTCGAGGAGATGGGCGCGCCCGCCGTACGGACCACCGCCGCCGGCCGGGTCTCGACCGCCGCCCTGCCGATCGCGCAGGTCGACGGCCGGACCGCGACCGCCCGCAGCACCGGCGTGGACGAGCTGGACCGCGTCCTCGGCGGTGGGCTCGTGCCCGGTGCCGTCGTGCTGCTCGCCGGCGAGCCCGGCGTCGGCAAGTCGACCCTGCTGCTGGACGTCGCGGCGAAGGCGTCCAGTGACGAGCACCGGACGCTGTACGTGACCGGCGAGGAGTCGGCCAGCCAGGTGCGCCTGCGGGCCGACCGGATCAACGCCCTCAGCGATCACCTCTACCTCGCCGCCGAAACCGATCTGTCCGCCGTCCTCGGTCATCTCGACGCCGTGAAGCCCTCCCTGCTGATCCTGGACTCCGTACAGACCGTCGCCTCCCCCGAGATCGACGGTGCGCCCGGCGGCATGGCCCAGGTGCGCGAGGTCGCCGGAGCGCTGATCCGCGCCTCCAAGGAGCGCGGGATGGCCACCCTCCTCGTCGGCCACGTGACCAAAGACGGAGCCATCGCCGGTCCCCGTCTGTTGGAGCACCTCGTCGACGTGGTGCTGAGCTTCGAGGGCGACCGGCACGCCCGGCTGCGGCTGGTGCGCGGCATCAAGAACCGGTACGGGGCCACCGACGAGGTCGGCTGCTTCGAGCTGCACGACGAGGGGATCACCGGGCTCGCCGACCCGAGCGGGCTGTTCCTGACCCGGCGGGCCGAGGCCGTTCCGGGCACCTGCCTGACGGTGACTCTGGAAGGGAAGCGTCCGCTGGTCGCCGAAGTACAGGCGCTGACCGTGGACTCCCAGATCCCCTCCCCCCGGCGCACGACCTCGGGCCTGGAGACCTCGCGCGTGTCGATGATGCTGGCGGTGCTGGAGCAGCGCGGCCGGATCACGGCGCTCGGCAAGCGCGACATCTACAGCGCCACCGTGGGCGGGGTGAAGCTCACCGAGCCGGCCGCCGACCTGGCGATCGCGCTCGCGCTGGCCTCCGCCGCCAGTGACGTCCCGCTGCCGAAGAACCTCGTGGCGATCGGTGAGGTCGGCCTGGCCGGCGAGGTGCGACGGGTGACCGGCGTGCAGCGGCGGCTCGCGGAGGCGCACCGGCTGGGATTCACGCACGCGCTGGTCCCGGCGGACCCGGGGAAGGTGCCGGCCGGAATGAAGGTCATCGAGGTGGCCGACATGGGTGACGCGCTAAGGGTGTTGCCGCGCGGCCGCTCGCGTACGCCGGCCAAGGAACGGTCCGCGGAGTAG
- the ilvD gene encoding dihydroxy-acid dehydratase produces MPELRSRTVTHGRNMAGARALMRASGVASADIGKPIVAVANSFTEFVPGHTHLAPVGRIVSDAIRAAGAIPREFNTIAVDDGIAMGHGGMLYSLPSRDLIADSVEYMVEAHCADALICISNCDKITPGMLMAAMRLNIPVVFVSGGPMEAGQATLVDGTVRKLDLIDAMVDASNENVSDADVLRIEENACPTCGSCSGMFTANSMNCLAEAIGLALPGNGSVLATHTARRALYEDAGRTVVEITKRYYEDGDESVLPRSIATREAFENAMALDIAMGGSTNTILHLLAAAQEAGLDYDLTDIDAVSRRVPCLAKVAPNVAPGGTYYMEDIHRAGGIPAILGELHRGGLLNKDITTVHSDGLEDWLAKWDARSGTASDTAMELWHAAPGCERSATAFSQSKRWETLDLDAEGGCIRSVQHAYSKDGGLAVLRGNIAVDGCVVKTAGVDESIWTFEGPAVVCESQDEAVDKILNKQIKEGDVVVIRYEGPRGGPGMQEMLYPTSFLKGRGLGKSCALVTDGRFSGGTSGLSIGHASPEAASGGTIAVVEDGDRIRIDIPNRSIEVLVDEATLAARHAALGGVYAPKNRERKVSAALRAYAAMATSADKGAVRDVSLLG; encoded by the coding sequence ATGCCCGAGCTGAGGTCCCGCACCGTCACCCACGGCCGCAACATGGCAGGCGCGCGTGCGCTTATGCGCGCGTCGGGCGTAGCGAGCGCGGACATCGGCAAGCCGATCGTCGCGGTCGCCAACTCCTTCACCGAGTTCGTCCCCGGTCACACCCACCTGGCCCCCGTCGGCCGCATCGTCTCCGACGCCATCCGTGCCGCCGGTGCGATCCCGCGCGAGTTCAACACCATCGCGGTCGACGACGGCATCGCCATGGGCCACGGCGGCATGCTGTACTCCCTGCCGTCCCGCGACCTGATCGCCGACAGCGTGGAGTACATGGTCGAGGCGCACTGCGCCGACGCGCTGATCTGCATCTCCAACTGCGACAAGATCACCCCCGGCATGCTGATGGCCGCCATGCGCCTCAACATCCCGGTCGTCTTCGTCTCGGGCGGACCGATGGAGGCCGGTCAGGCCACCCTCGTCGACGGCACCGTCCGCAAGCTCGACCTGATCGACGCCATGGTCGACGCCTCCAACGAGAACGTCTCGGACGCGGACGTGCTCCGCATCGAGGAGAACGCCTGTCCGACCTGTGGCTCCTGTAGCGGCATGTTCACCGCCAACTCGATGAACTGCCTCGCCGAGGCCATCGGCCTGGCCCTGCCCGGCAACGGCTCGGTCCTCGCCACGCACACGGCCCGCCGCGCCCTGTACGAGGACGCCGGCCGCACGGTCGTGGAGATCACCAAGCGCTACTACGAGGACGGCGACGAGTCCGTCCTCCCGCGCAGCATCGCCACCCGCGAGGCCTTCGAGAACGCCATGGCCCTCGACATCGCGATGGGCGGCTCCACGAACACGATCCTGCACCTGCTGGCCGCCGCGCAGGAAGCGGGCCTGGACTACGACCTCACCGACATCGACGCCGTCTCGCGCCGCGTCCCGTGCCTGGCCAAGGTCGCGCCGAACGTGGCGCCCGGCGGCACGTACTACATGGAGGACATCCACCGCGCCGGCGGCATCCCCGCCATCCTCGGCGAGCTGCACCGCGGCGGTCTCCTCAACAAGGACATCACCACCGTCCACTCGGACGGCCTGGAGGACTGGCTCGCGAAGTGGGACGCCCGCTCCGGCACGGCCAGCGACACGGCGATGGAACTGTGGCACGCGGCCCCCGGCTGTGAGCGCTCCGCCACCGCCTTCTCCCAGTCCAAGCGTTGGGAGACCCTCGACCTCGACGCCGAGGGCGGCTGCATCCGCTCGGTGCAGCACGCGTACTCCAAGGACGGCGGCCTCGCCGTGCTGCGCGGCAACATCGCCGTCGACGGCTGCGTCGTGAAGACCGCCGGCGTCGACGAGTCGATCTGGACGTTCGAGGGCCCGGCGGTCGTCTGCGAGTCCCAGGACGAGGCCGTCGACAAGATCCTCAACAAGCAGATCAAGGAGGGCGACGTCGTCGTCATCCGCTACGAGGGCCCGCGGGGCGGCCCCGGCATGCAGGAGATGCTCTACCCGACCTCCTTCCTCAAGGGCCGCGGCCTCGGCAAGTCCTGCGCCCTGGTGACGGACGGCCGCTTCTCCGGCGGCACCTCGGGCCTGTCCATCGGCCACGCCTCCCCGGAAGCGGCCTCGGGCGGCACCATCGCGGTCGTCGAGGACGGCGACCGGATCCGCATCGACATCCCGAACCGGTCCATCGAGGTCCTCGTCGACGAGGCCACCCTGGCGGCCCGCCACGCGGCCCTCGGCGGCGTCTACGCCCCGAAGAACCGCGAGCGCAAGGTCTCCGCAGCCCTGCGCGCCTACGCCGCGATGGCCACCAGCGCCGACAAGGGCGCGGTCCGCGACGTCTCCCTCCTGGGCTGA
- a CDS encoding BACON domain-containing protein has product MNSSSQAHSSARTGAHRAHGHSPHGAEQAPPFRHEPYLDGLFTYCLSVLCDHDTATDVLGDVLAVAERHPGRCPDEGHRRAWLYALARWGCLHRLADQRRARQGAHSARRAPAHVERDRAPGDPGDDMPPDPGQDAHRPLDVSAYRRTELARLAWPEAAGTTPEQREALELAVRHRLGVPELAAVLGTPAAAARELLSGAACEVERTRAALAVVETGNCPVVSRLTGDDGEGDRNVLLSSTLRAELVRHVDDCPRCRRVAERVGAAGPWPGSGGINTAALPLVPAPRTAVHAAMVRSGRGRGRGPAPRFDRTGFPMDPKDRAARRERLRARVVTTTVVATVVAAPVLALWAAYRGGPDTGEPGGDATRISASESELPTARTDGRPLTAYENTGNAATTTSGPGFAQSDTTSDVSVEVISSGPPATPDHPGGAGRLTVAASAQGAVTLLTLTASGGAPVDWRLWSDAPWLRASRTAGTLAPGESVTLRITVDPEGQPVGAWTARVGVDPSGAVVSIQGRGRPAATPAPTPDPTRPATPEPSPDPTQPSTPSPSPTEPTIPPPSPTPEPSPTEGSGGTVSPAPDPAPSASPGP; this is encoded by the coding sequence GTGAACAGCAGCAGCCAGGCACACTCCTCAGCGCGCACCGGCGCACACCGGGCGCACGGGCACTCGCCCCACGGGGCCGAGCAGGCGCCGCCGTTCCGGCACGAGCCCTACCTGGACGGCCTGTTCACGTACTGCCTGTCGGTCCTGTGCGACCACGACACCGCGACCGACGTGCTCGGGGACGTCCTCGCCGTGGCCGAGCGGCACCCCGGTCGCTGCCCCGACGAGGGGCACCGGCGCGCCTGGCTGTACGCACTCGCCCGCTGGGGCTGCCTGCACCGGCTGGCCGATCAGCGGCGCGCGCGCCAGGGAGCGCATTCTGCTCGGCGTGCGCCGGCGCATGTTGAGCGTGACCGTGCGCCGGGTGATCCGGGTGATGACATGCCACCCGACCCCGGCCAGGACGCCCATCGGCCCCTTGACGTGAGCGCCTACCGCCGTACGGAGCTGGCCCGGCTCGCCTGGCCCGAAGCCGCCGGCACCACACCCGAGCAGCGCGAGGCCCTCGAACTCGCCGTCCGCCACCGGCTCGGCGTCCCCGAACTCGCCGCCGTCCTCGGCACCCCCGCGGCCGCCGCCCGTGAGCTGCTCTCCGGAGCCGCCTGCGAGGTGGAGCGCACCCGGGCCGCCCTCGCCGTCGTCGAGACCGGCAACTGTCCCGTCGTCTCCCGGCTCACCGGCGACGACGGCGAGGGCGACCGCAACGTCCTGCTCTCCAGCACCCTGCGAGCCGAGCTCGTCCGTCACGTCGACGACTGCCCCCGATGTCGGCGCGTCGCCGAACGCGTGGGCGCCGCGGGCCCCTGGCCCGGCTCCGGCGGCATCAACACCGCCGCGCTCCCCCTCGTACCCGCCCCTCGCACCGCCGTTCACGCCGCGATGGTCCGTTCCGGCCGGGGCCGCGGCCGAGGGCCCGCCCCACGCTTCGACCGCACCGGCTTCCCCATGGACCCGAAGGACCGTGCGGCCCGCCGGGAGCGGCTGCGCGCCCGGGTGGTGACCACCACCGTGGTCGCCACCGTCGTCGCCGCCCCGGTCCTGGCGCTGTGGGCGGCGTACCGGGGCGGACCCGACACCGGCGAGCCCGGCGGCGACGCCACCCGCATCTCCGCCAGCGAGTCCGAGCTCCCGACCGCACGGACCGACGGCCGCCCGCTGACCGCCTACGAGAACACCGGGAACGCGGCCACCACCACCAGTGGACCCGGCTTCGCCCAGAGCGACACCACCTCCGACGTCTCCGTCGAGGTCATCAGCAGCGGCCCGCCCGCGACCCCCGACCACCCCGGCGGTGCCGGCCGCCTCACGGTGGCCGCGTCCGCACAGGGCGCCGTCACCCTGCTCACCCTCACCGCTTCTGGCGGTGCCCCCGTGGACTGGCGGCTCTGGTCCGACGCCCCCTGGCTGCGCGCGAGCCGCACCGCGGGCACGCTGGCCCCAGGAGAATCGGTCACCCTACGGATCACCGTGGACCCGGAGGGCCAGCCGGTCGGCGCCTGGACGGCCCGCGTCGGGGTCGACCCGAGCGGCGCGGTGGTCTCCATCCAGGGCCGCGGCCGCCCCGCAGCGACGCCCGCGCCCACCCCGGACCCGACGCGGCCCGCGACCCCGGAGCCCTCGCCGGACCCGACGCAGCCTTCCACCCCGTCGCCGTCCCCGACGGAGCCGACGATCCCGCCGCCGTCCCCGACGCCCGAGCCGTCCCCGACGGAGGGCTCAGGCGGAACGGTTTCCCCCGCGCCGGACCCGGCCCCGTCGGCATCGCCGGGGCCCTGA
- a CDS encoding TetR/AcrR family transcriptional regulator has protein sequence MTDAPDAPKPRRRGPGRPRQDEADDGPGTQERIRLAAREVFAERGYDKTSVRGIAKVAGVDPALVHHYFGSKDDLFAAAIEISMEPALVVPAVVGEGPDGIGERLARYFLGVWENPATRAPLLAVIRSALTHEAAAKVLRGLVLRRVLERVAADLDVSDPTFRAELAASHMVGIAILRYVVQVEPLASADPEEIVALVAPTLQRYLTEE, from the coding sequence GTGACCGATGCCCCTGACGCACCCAAGCCGCGCCGCCGCGGCCCCGGCCGGCCCCGGCAGGACGAGGCCGACGACGGCCCCGGCACCCAGGAGCGCATCCGGCTCGCCGCCCGCGAGGTGTTCGCGGAGCGCGGGTACGACAAGACGTCCGTGCGCGGCATCGCGAAGGTCGCCGGCGTGGACCCGGCGCTGGTGCACCACTACTTCGGCAGCAAGGACGACCTGTTCGCCGCGGCCATCGAGATCAGCATGGAGCCGGCCCTGGTGGTCCCCGCCGTCGTGGGGGAGGGGCCGGACGGCATCGGAGAGCGTCTGGCGCGCTATTTCCTCGGCGTCTGGGAGAACCCGGCCACCCGGGCACCGCTGCTCGCGGTGATCCGGTCCGCGCTGACGCACGAGGCCGCCGCGAAGGTGCTGCGCGGGCTGGTGCTGCGGCGGGTCCTGGAGCGGGTCGCCGCAGACCTCGACGTCTCCGACCCGACCTTCCGTGCCGAGCTGGCCGCCTCCCACATGGTCGGCATCGCGATCCTGCGGTACGTGGTCCAGGTGGAGCCCCTCGCCTCCGCCGACCCGGAGGAGATCGTGGCCCTCGTGGCGCCCACGCTCCAGCGGTACCTGACCGAGGAATGA
- the disA gene encoding DNA integrity scanning diadenylate cyclase DisA has product MAAKDGAAASGKSGASSKQEAMMRASLSAVAPGQPLRDGLERIVRGNTGGLIVLGMDKSVEAMCTGGFVLDVEFTATRLRELCKLDGALILDKDITKILRAGVQLVPDASIPTEETGTRHRTADRVSKQCGFPVVSVSQSMRLIALYVDGERRVLEESGAILSRANQALATLERYKLRLDEVAGTLSALEIEDLVTVRDVTAVAQRLEMVRRIATEIAEYVVELGTDGRLLSLQLDELTVGIEQERELVIRDYVPEPTAKRSRTVDEALAELDALTHPELLELPIVARALGYTGSPETLDSAVSPRGYRLLAKVPRLPGAIIERLVEHFGGLQKLLAASVDDLQTVDGVGEARARSVREGLSRLAESSILERYV; this is encoded by the coding sequence GTGGCAGCCAAGGACGGGGCAGCAGCATCCGGGAAGTCGGGTGCGAGCTCCAAGCAGGAGGCCATGATGCGCGCCTCGCTGAGCGCGGTCGCACCTGGTCAGCCGTTGCGCGACGGCTTGGAGCGGATCGTCCGCGGCAACACCGGCGGGCTCATCGTCCTCGGTATGGACAAGAGCGTCGAGGCGATGTGCACCGGCGGCTTCGTCCTGGACGTGGAGTTCACCGCGACCAGGCTGCGCGAGCTGTGCAAGCTCGACGGCGCGCTGATCCTCGACAAGGACATCACCAAGATCCTGCGGGCCGGAGTGCAGCTGGTGCCGGACGCGTCGATCCCTACGGAGGAGACGGGCACGCGCCACCGTACGGCCGACCGCGTCTCCAAGCAGTGCGGCTTCCCCGTGGTGTCGGTGTCGCAGTCGATGCGACTGATCGCGCTGTACGTGGACGGGGAGCGGCGGGTCCTGGAGGAGTCCGGGGCGATCCTGTCGCGGGCGAACCAGGCACTGGCCACGCTGGAGCGGTACAAGCTGCGCCTCGACGAGGTCGCGGGCACGCTGTCGGCGCTCGAGATCGAGGACCTGGTCACGGTGCGCGACGTGACGGCGGTCGCGCAGCGGCTGGAAATGGTCCGCCGGATCGCGACCGAGATCGCCGAGTACGTGGTCGAACTGGGCACGGACGGGCGACTGCTGTCGCTGCAACTGGACGAGCTGACGGTCGGGATCGAGCAGGAGCGTGAGCTCGTCATCCGCGACTACGTGCCGGAACCGACGGCGAAGCGTTCCCGCACGGTGGACGAGGCGCTGGCGGAGCTGGACGCGCTGACGCATCCGGAGCTCCTGGAGCTGCCGATCGTGGCGCGGGCACTGGGGTACACGGGCTCGCCGGAGACGCTGGACTCGGCGGTGTCGCCGCGCGGGTACCGGCTGCTGGCGAAGGTGCCGCGGCTGCCCGGCGCGATCATCGAGCGGCTCGTGGAGCACTTCGGCGGACTGCAGAAGCTGCTCGCGGCCAGCGTCGACGACCTGCAGACGGTGGACGGGGTGGGCGAGGCCCGTGCGCGGAGCGTCCGCGAGGGCCTGTCCCGGCTGGCGGAGTCGTCGATCCTGGAGCGGTACGTCTAG